In Vigna angularis cultivar LongXiaoDou No.4 chromosome 8, ASM1680809v1, whole genome shotgun sequence, the DNA window taaaaaaaagtcaaaattcGATTCCCAACAAACTGAAAAACCAAattctaaactaaaataaaaagtgtGCTATGCAAATATAGTGCACAGTATATTATACaggtaattttaaaattaatgtgttAACCGGAGACGTATTCACAGGCAGTTTAATGTTTTTCCCTTTCtctaataattttgttaagtgTTGTTTCACATTATTTGACTATTTAAAGTCATGATTGCACTACATAAAATTCACCAAAATGAATCGTATATGATAGCAGAAAGCTTATAACAACTGACTAAAATTTCTTGGCCGAAAAATATCAAGTTTGAATATGctaatattaaacatttttttggTTTCGACTAGATCCTATAAATGGTATTACGAAAAGCATTTACCTACTGTCATGCTATCCTATGTGTAAAAAGATTGTAGCGtctaattaaaaaagaaaacttcacAACCAATGGACGATATAGAATCATAAAACCAGGACCTAAGTATTAATATATGCTGATAGCAGTATAAGACAAAACATTCAAACTTGGATTATGCAATCTGCAATTCAACTAACTAACAATATAATAGTTGCATTGAAAGAGTAGAAACAACTGTCAGAGAATACCAAATGTACCAATTTTCTCAATCAAGTAAATCGGAAAGTGCATTTTTCTTAAATGCGTCAACTTGAACCAACCGGTTAGCCACTAATTTGTTGGGAAATATGTTATCAGCTTTCATCCTCTCTCTTATACCATAAGCTGGAACCTTGGCGTTTATATACGCCTGTATCAGAGCTTCGAACTGACTTATTCGAGATGTATAACCAGAATTTCTCATTGCATGAAAAATCTTCTCCGAGTTGTGGACGTCACCCCTTTTTGCATACTGCCATAAAACAGCCATATAGGTGCTAAACATTGGTTGCACATTATACCGATGGATTGCCTTCAGCAATATAGAGTCTGCCTTTTCAACTTCACCTGCTTGGATATACAGTTTCACAAGTGCATTCCAGGTCAAAGGGCCTATATTGGTCCCGCTATCTGCCATTCGCCTAACAAGATCCTTACCCTTCTTTAGCATATTATTATTTGCATAAACCATCAGAAGAACTGAGTAGTTCTTGGAATTAAGTTTCCATTTCTTTGACGCCCTCTCAAAAATTGATTCAGCTTCATCAATTTTCTTTAACTTTCCCCAAGCTTCAACTGCAGCAAGGCAGTCATCAATCCCAGCCTTTGATTCACAAACCTTCCAAATTCTCTCCACTTCATCGGCCTTTCCCAGATTTGCATAAAGACGAATTAATGTTGCACATTGCCACCGATTTTCTTTCAAGTTTTCACCTTCTATCTCCTTCAGTACAGTTTCAGCCTTTTCATTAAGCCCAGCTGAGGTGTAATGTTTAGCCAAGAGTGCCTGAATTTGGATGTCTGGCTCAATCCCTTCCACCTTCATTGTCTCCAGTACTTGCTCCATTCCAGCAATATCATTAGACTGGCCCTTCACGTCTAATAAGATTCTGTAAGTAAAGATACAAGGTTTGACATTCTCTTTTTCCATCAGTAGTAACACATCAGCTATTTTCTTCTTGTCCAACTTCTTGTACAAAAGCAGCAACTGGTTACAAGTAAATGTTGTAAGTGGAAAATCCAAGTCCTTCATTTTGTTGAATATTCTCTCAGCTGCCATCATATTGTTCTGACCAGCACAGTTAGCCAGCAGCGTTCGGTATAATAGCTCACCTCTAAAAGATTCTGGAACACTCTCAATGTATTTCTCTGCCTTTTGAAGGCCACGTAACTTGGCAATCAAATCGAGTTTAGAAACAAAATCTCTCTCACCAAATTCAAGCTTCTTGTTCGACTCTAACCACTGAAAGAGCTACAGCTccaataaagaaaacattaaagcATAAAGCATTATATTGAAAAAC includes these proteins:
- the LOC128193346 gene encoding pentatricopeptide repeat-containing protein At1g80270, mitochondrial-like encodes the protein MWSLRRASLRLRSQRLNAGATRAPCVNLVPTTCLENECGIHQSRDISYGRFLSADTFCSTDLASLNFAVDWRGISSQAGASSTKEDDGELEGESNDESDADLSDGDEESEKLHDELELSDDETGPTKKQSPGRQTQSELFKEIVKAHGLSVDSALDKWVEQGKELGRKEIMLAVRNLRRRKMYGRALQLFQWLESNKKLEFGERDFVSKLDLIAKLRGLQKAEKYIESVPESFRGELLYRTLLANCAGQNNMMAAERIFNKMKDLDFPLTTFTCNQLLLLYKKLDKKKIADVLLLMEKENVKPCIFTYRILLDVKGQSNDIAGMEQVLETMKVEGIEPDIQIQALLAKHYTSAGLNEKAETVLKEIEGENLKENRWQCATLIRLYANLGKADEVERIWKVCESKAGIDDCLAAVEAWGKLKKIDEAESIFERASKKWKLNSKNYSVLLMVYANNNMLKKGKDLVRRMADSGTNIGPLTWNALVKLYIQAGEVEKADSILLKAIHRYNVQPMFSTYMAVLWQYAKRGDVHNSEKIFHAMRNSGYTSRISQFEALIQAYINAKVPAYGIRERMKADNIFPNKLVANRLVQVDAFKKNALSDLLD